A single Anabas testudineus chromosome 10, fAnaTes1.2, whole genome shotgun sequence DNA region contains:
- the cnot6a gene encoding CCR4-NOT transcription complex subunit 6a — MPKEKYDPPDPRRMYTIMSSEEAANGKKSYWAELEISGRVRSLSSALWSLTHLTALHLSDNSLSRIPPDIAKLHNLVYLDLSSNKIRSLPAELGDMVSLRELLLNNNQLRVLPFELGKLFQLQTLGLKGNPLAQEIMSLYQEPDGTRRLLNYLLDNLAGAIKRIPAEQPPARSWISLQEPDRTRPSALFSVMCYNVLCDKYATRQLYSYCPSWALNWEYRKKSIMQEILGWNADIISLQEVETEQYYNFFLPELKEQGYDGFFSSKSRARTMSESDRKHVDGCAIFYKTDKFSVVQKHTVEFNQLAMANSEGSEAMLNRVMTKDNIGVAVLLEVHKEMMELSSGKSLLGMEKQLLLVANAHMHWDPEYSDVKLVQTMMFLSEVKNIVDKATRSLKLSSVSGETNAIPLVLCADLNSLPDSGVVEYLSTGGVDCTHKDFKELRYSDSLTKFNCNGKNSTSNGRITHGFKLKSAYENDLMHYTNYTADFKGIIDYIFYSKPNLNVLGILGLLDPHWFTENNVKGCPHPHIPSDHFSLFAQLELLLPNVPPQVNGLHLPARR, encoded by the exons ATGCCCAAGGAAAAATATGACCCGCCGGATCCCAGGCGGATGTACACAATTATGTCCAGCGAGGAGGCGGCCAACGGGAAGAAGTCATACTGGGCTGAGCTGGAAATCAGCG GCCGAGTAAGGAGTCTTAGTTCAGCCCTTTGGTCTCTAACCCACCTCACTGCCCTGCACCTCAGTGACAACTCATTGTCACGTATCCCGCCAGACATTGCCAAACTACACAACCTGGTGTACCTGGATCTCTCATCCAATAAGATCAGGAGCCTGCCGGCAGAGCTCGGCGACATGGTGTCTCTCAG GGAACTGCTTTTAAATAACAACCAGTTGCGGGTTCTGCCATTTGAATTGGGGAAACTGTTTCAGTTACAAACACTGGGGTTGAAAG GAAACCCACTTGCACAAGAAATTATGAGCCTTTACCAGGAACCTGATGGCACGCGGAGACTGCTCAACTACTTGTTAGACAATCTGGCAGGGGCTATTAAGCGCA TACCAGCAGAGCAGCCCCCAGCACGGTCATGGATCTCACTCCAGGAACCAGACCGAACACGGCCCTCAG CACTGTTCTCTGTGATGTGCTACAATGTGCTGTGTGATAAATACGCCACACGGCAACTATACAGCTACTGTCCATCTTGGGCTCTAAACTGGGAATACAGGAAGAAAAGCATCATGCAGGAGATACTGGGCTGGAATGCAGACATCATCAGTTTGCAG GAAGTTGAGACAGAACAGTACTACAATTTCTTCTTGCCTGAGCTAAAAGAGCAGGGATATGATGGGTTCTTCAGTTCAAAGTCACGAGCTAGGACTATGTCAGAGTCGGACCGTAAACACGTGGATGGATGTGCAATTTTCTACAAAACGGATAA GTTTAGTGTAGTGCAGAAGCACACAGTGGAGTTTAACCAGCTGGCCATGGCTAACTCCGAGGGCTCAGAGGCTATGCTGAACAGGGTGATGACCAAGGACAACATTGGTGTGGCTGTACTGTTAGAGGTCCACAAAGAGATGATGGAGCTCTCCT CTGGAAAGTCACTCCTAGGTATGGAGAAGCAGTTGCTCCTTGTAGCCAATGCCCACATGCACTGGGACCCAGAGTACTCTGACGTCAAGCTGGTGCAGACCATGATGTTTCTGTCCGAGGTGAAGAACATAGTGGACAAGGCCACACGTAGCCTCAAGTTGTCCTCTGTCTCTGGTGAAACCAATGCCATTCCACTGGTGCTGTGTGCTGACCTCAACTCCTTGCCCGACTCTG GCGTAGTGGAGTACCTGAGTACTGGCGGAGTGGACTGCACCCACAAGGATTTCAAGGAGCTTCGTTACAGTGACAGTTTGACCAAATTCAACTGCAACGGCAAGAACAGCACGTCCAACGGCAGGATCACCCACGGCTTCAAGCTGAAGAGCGCCTATGAGAATGACCTGATGCATTACACAAACTACACCGCTGACTTCAAG gGTATCATCGACTATATTTTCTACTCCAAGCCTAACCTGAACGTGCTGGGTATCTTGGGCCTCCTGGATCCCCACTGGTTCACAGAGAACAATGTCAAGGGCTGCCCACATCCCCACATCCCCTCCGACCACTTCTCCCTCTTCGCCCAGCTGGAGCTGCTCCTGCCCAATGTGCCCCCCCAGGTCAATGGGCTCCATCTGCCTGCACGCAGGTAG
- the simc1 gene encoding SUMO-interacting motif-containing protein 1 isoform X1: MADVISVSSDDDSDVEILGSYNNVRTKADPLPLAAVRVDVDVVNANVPLRYIDLTDPKWTLPELKIRKRLNSTPAVVDLTESDSANGTELETENLPPDDCEIKQENLNKSQISSKQNFNLEKSSSEHTAVCDPQLDCGNLEPKRRCLNSQTQHQKQTNEAHSSHHTPAVKLKRLPFLENHFRDLEKSKCSVYLTKDCTQMSLCFRQLNNNSEAPECISNVRMTALNGPYMEQSLNKSPPEGVQSESIRMEDNSNEFTNARLHENISQHIHSSANLPLSDKDFSVATLKDHSTCQDKTDDFCSSVFTPSSTSPSSQQKAQGFIQREILSCNTELEADNAESRQSLSQPSFANSPTTRPYSCVPFDLKSLPPSSPVALNHKSHVDPTSTFEHAPVENTTDWQKIRADGALDTPEFLSCSIPSEPPVSGSKTEDMDEGSATGAYRGDLGIDSPVSFLWQEGSDGEDVNEDSRFEMHFRAASTEDIHFVCPLTLKKMMSGPAQTLIDMEDEGFGAPEVLCRQSLSLVYSTIDENYTEGTLQLLSDLLQPGYYPPRDITTHLLHGILLDPQCPYHLCEQAFNLLMRTQRHHMADKNTVPWDWELLTSLMANQEHAKKHRNEVVRMLLEYVVQTLEDDFQAKRSISALPQSIAKAALSCDQKFHQVRDIIKWLFAAIVKSTDYGESKQVAKERDEHIRMVSIFQRMLSLSLEVDRSPTLSSAKLSQELFHMLISNMPLRAHRMLLLESLQSKLLRCKLLEHLLDYACPLKIPLPMSLSLLLHFLKNCTLEPDPMNLATMSYLIQLIHDCTLQDGTERWQRWEELVHLLWMLLLSYSKAMKGYLCSSVTDQSGKVGMLVYRPDDKVSRSAIHEAVEAFLSRSQADLGQPLPLHVEESLTYLQDHLLGVCQC; encoded by the exons ATGGCTGATGTGATTAGTGTGAGCTCGGACGACGACTCCGATGTGGAAATCCTCGGCTCCTACAACAACGTGAGGACCAAAGCGGACCCCCTGCCCCTCGCCGCCGTGCGGGTCGACGTCGACGTGGTGAACGCCAACGTCCCTCTG CGTTATATTGACCTCACAGATCCTAAATGGACCCTTCCAGAGCTGAAGATTCGCAAAAGACTAAACTCCACTCCAGCAGTGGTAGACTTGACTGAGAGTGACTCCGCAAATGGGACAGAACTGGAAACTGAGAATTTACCACCAGATGACTGTgaaattaaacaagaaaatttaaataaaagtcaaatctCAAGCAAACAAAATTTTAACCTAGAGAAAAGCTCTTCAGAGCATACAGCTGTTTGCGATCCACAGCTGGACTGTGGTAACCTAGAGCCAAAGCGGAGATGTTTGAATTCTCAAACACAGCACCAAAAGCAGACTAATGAAGCTCACTCCAGTCATCACACACCAGCTGTAAAACTGAAACGACTGCCATTCCTTGAAAACCATTTTAGGGACCtagaaaagtcaaaatgttctgTCTATTTAACCAAAGACTGTACACAAATGTCACTGTGCTTTAGACAGCTAAACAATAACAGTGAAGCACCCGAATGCATTAGTAATGTGAGGATGACCGCATTAAATGGTCCTTACATGGAACAGTCACTGAATAAGTCTCCACCTGAGGGGGTTCAATCAGAATCAATCAGAATGGAAGATAACAGTAATGAATTTACAAATGCACGCCTACATGAGAACATTTCTCAGCACATACACAGCTCAGCAAACTTGCCCCTATCTGATAAAGACTTTTCCGTAGCAACTTTAAAGGACCACAGTACTTGTCAAGACAAGACAGATGACTTTTGTTCATCCGTGTTTACCCCTTCCTCAACATCTCCCTCATCTCAACAAAAAGCACAGGGTTTCATACAAAGAGAAATCCTCAGCTGTAACACTGAACTGGAAGCAGACAATGCTGAATCAAGGCAAAGCCTCTCTCAACCTTCATTCGCCAACTCCCCTACCACTCGACCATACTCCTGTGTGCCTTTTGACCTCAAATCTCTGCCCCCCTCAAGTCCTGTAGCACTAAATCATAAGAGTCACGTTGACCCAACATCTACCTTTGAACATGCACCAGTCGAAAACACCACTGATTGGCAGAAGATCAGGGCTGATGGAGCCTTAGACACCCCAGAATTTCTGTCCTGTAGCATTCCTAGTGAGCCTCCTGTGTCAGGCTCTAAAACTGAGGATATGGATGAAGGATCTGCGACTGGGGCTTACAGAGGAGATCTTGGAATTGACAGTCCAGTGTCTTTCCTTTGGCAAGAGGGGAGTGATGGAGAAGATGTTAACGAAGACAGTCGATTTGAAATGCACTTCAGGGCAGCAAGTACAGAGGACATACATTTTGTGTGCCCACTTACACTCAAGAAAATGATGTCCGGACCAGCTCAAACCTTG attgaCATGGAAGATGAAGGTTTTGGAGCTCCAGAGGTGCTTTGTCGCCAGAGCTTGAGTCTGGTTTACAGTACCATTGATGAGAACTACACTGAGGGAACATTGCAGCTCTTGTCAGACCTGCTACAGCCTGGTTACTATCCTCCCAGAGATATCACTACCCATTTACTCCACGGCATTCTGCTTGACCCACAGTGTCCCTATCACCTCTGCGAGCAGGCCTTTAATCTGCTGATGAGGACACAGAG ACACCATATGGCTGATAAAAACACAGTTCCATGGGACTGGGAGTTGTTGACCTCACTAATGGCTAATCAG gaacatgcaaaaaaacatcGAAATGAAGTTGTACGCATGCTTCTGGAGTATGTTGTGCAGACACTGGAGGATGACTTCCAGGCCAAACGTTCTATCAGTGCGCTCCCCCAGTCGATAGCTAAAGCAGCACTGTCGTGTGACCAGAAGTTCCATCAAGTCAG ggACATTATCAAGTGGCTTTTTGCAGCCATTGTGAAATCGACAGATTATGGAGAGAGTAAACAAGTCgccaaagagagagatgagcaCATCAG AATGGTATCCATATTTCAAAGGATGCTGTCTCTATCTCTGGAGGTGGACCGCTCTCCAACTCTCAGTTCCGCCAAGCTGTCCCAGGAACTCTTCCATATGCTCATCAGCAATATGCCTTTGCGAGCACACAG GATGTTGTTGTTGGAAAGCCTGCAGAGCAAACTGCTGAGATGTAAGCTGTTGGAACATCTGCTGGACTATGCATGCCCACTGAAAATCCCTCTGCCCATGTCGCTCAGTCTGCTTCTTCACTTTCTGAAAAATTGCACTCTGGAACCAGATCCTATG AACTTGGCCACAATGAGCTATTTAATTCAACTGATCCATGACTGTACTCTCCAGGATGGTACTGAAAGGTGGCAGAGGTGGGAAGAGTTGGTCCATCTTCTCTGGATGCTGCTTCTCAGTTACAGCAAAGCAATGAAAG GCTATCTGTGCAGCTCAGTCACTGACCAAAGTGGCAAAGTTGGCATGTTGGTCTACAGGCCCGATGACAAGGTGTCCAGGTCCGCCATTCATGAAGCTGTAGAGGCCTTTCTCTCCAGATCCCAGGCTGATCTCGGCCAACCCTTACCTCTCCATGTGGAAGAGTCCCTTACTTATCTACAGGATCACCTGCTAGgtgtttgtcagtgttaa
- the simc1 gene encoding SUMO-interacting motif-containing protein 1 isoform X2, translated as MADVISVSSDDDSDVEILGSYNNVRTKADPLPLAAVRVDVDVVNANVPLRYIDLTDPKWTLPELKIRKRLNSTPAVVDLTESDSANGTELETENLPPDDCEIKQENLNKSQISSKQNFNLEKSSSEHTAVCDPQLDCGNLEPKRRCLNSQTQHQKQTNEAHSSHHTPAVKLKRLPFLENHFRDLEKSKCSVYLTKDCTQMSLCFRQLNNNSEAPECISNVRMTALNGPYMEQSLNKSPPEGVQSESIRMEDNSNEFTNARLHENISQHIHSSANLPLSDKDFSVATLKDHSTCQDKTDDFCSSVFTPSSTSPSSQQKAQGFIQREILSCNTELEADNAESRQSLSQPSFANSPTTRPYSCVPFDLKSLPPSSPVALNHKSHVDPTSTFEHAPVENTTDWQKIRADGALDTPEFLSCSIPSEPPVSGSKTEDMDEGSATGAYRGDLGIDSPVSFLWQEGSDGEDVNEDSRFEMHFRAASTEDIHFVCPLTLKKMMSGPAQTLIDMEDEGFGAPEVLCRQSLSLVYSTIDENYTEGTLQLLSDLLQPGYYPPRDITTHLLHGILLDPQCPYHLCEQAFNLLMRTQRHHMADKNTVPWDWELLTSLMANQEHAKKHRNEVVRMLLEYVVQTLEDDFQAKRSISALPQSIAKAALSCDQKFHQVRDIIKWLFAAIVKSTDYGESKQVAKERDEHIRMVSIFQRMLSLSLEVDRSPTLSSAKLSQELFHMLISNMPLRAHRMLLLESLQSKLLRCKLLEHLLDYACPLKIPLPMSLSLLLHFLKNCTLEPDPMDGTERWQRWEELVHLLWMLLLSYSKAMKGYLCSSVTDQSGKVGMLVYRPDDKVSRSAIHEAVEAFLSRSQADLGQPLPLHVEESLTYLQDHLLGVCQC; from the exons ATGGCTGATGTGATTAGTGTGAGCTCGGACGACGACTCCGATGTGGAAATCCTCGGCTCCTACAACAACGTGAGGACCAAAGCGGACCCCCTGCCCCTCGCCGCCGTGCGGGTCGACGTCGACGTGGTGAACGCCAACGTCCCTCTG CGTTATATTGACCTCACAGATCCTAAATGGACCCTTCCAGAGCTGAAGATTCGCAAAAGACTAAACTCCACTCCAGCAGTGGTAGACTTGACTGAGAGTGACTCCGCAAATGGGACAGAACTGGAAACTGAGAATTTACCACCAGATGACTGTgaaattaaacaagaaaatttaaataaaagtcaaatctCAAGCAAACAAAATTTTAACCTAGAGAAAAGCTCTTCAGAGCATACAGCTGTTTGCGATCCACAGCTGGACTGTGGTAACCTAGAGCCAAAGCGGAGATGTTTGAATTCTCAAACACAGCACCAAAAGCAGACTAATGAAGCTCACTCCAGTCATCACACACCAGCTGTAAAACTGAAACGACTGCCATTCCTTGAAAACCATTTTAGGGACCtagaaaagtcaaaatgttctgTCTATTTAACCAAAGACTGTACACAAATGTCACTGTGCTTTAGACAGCTAAACAATAACAGTGAAGCACCCGAATGCATTAGTAATGTGAGGATGACCGCATTAAATGGTCCTTACATGGAACAGTCACTGAATAAGTCTCCACCTGAGGGGGTTCAATCAGAATCAATCAGAATGGAAGATAACAGTAATGAATTTACAAATGCACGCCTACATGAGAACATTTCTCAGCACATACACAGCTCAGCAAACTTGCCCCTATCTGATAAAGACTTTTCCGTAGCAACTTTAAAGGACCACAGTACTTGTCAAGACAAGACAGATGACTTTTGTTCATCCGTGTTTACCCCTTCCTCAACATCTCCCTCATCTCAACAAAAAGCACAGGGTTTCATACAAAGAGAAATCCTCAGCTGTAACACTGAACTGGAAGCAGACAATGCTGAATCAAGGCAAAGCCTCTCTCAACCTTCATTCGCCAACTCCCCTACCACTCGACCATACTCCTGTGTGCCTTTTGACCTCAAATCTCTGCCCCCCTCAAGTCCTGTAGCACTAAATCATAAGAGTCACGTTGACCCAACATCTACCTTTGAACATGCACCAGTCGAAAACACCACTGATTGGCAGAAGATCAGGGCTGATGGAGCCTTAGACACCCCAGAATTTCTGTCCTGTAGCATTCCTAGTGAGCCTCCTGTGTCAGGCTCTAAAACTGAGGATATGGATGAAGGATCTGCGACTGGGGCTTACAGAGGAGATCTTGGAATTGACAGTCCAGTGTCTTTCCTTTGGCAAGAGGGGAGTGATGGAGAAGATGTTAACGAAGACAGTCGATTTGAAATGCACTTCAGGGCAGCAAGTACAGAGGACATACATTTTGTGTGCCCACTTACACTCAAGAAAATGATGTCCGGACCAGCTCAAACCTTG attgaCATGGAAGATGAAGGTTTTGGAGCTCCAGAGGTGCTTTGTCGCCAGAGCTTGAGTCTGGTTTACAGTACCATTGATGAGAACTACACTGAGGGAACATTGCAGCTCTTGTCAGACCTGCTACAGCCTGGTTACTATCCTCCCAGAGATATCACTACCCATTTACTCCACGGCATTCTGCTTGACCCACAGTGTCCCTATCACCTCTGCGAGCAGGCCTTTAATCTGCTGATGAGGACACAGAG ACACCATATGGCTGATAAAAACACAGTTCCATGGGACTGGGAGTTGTTGACCTCACTAATGGCTAATCAG gaacatgcaaaaaaacatcGAAATGAAGTTGTACGCATGCTTCTGGAGTATGTTGTGCAGACACTGGAGGATGACTTCCAGGCCAAACGTTCTATCAGTGCGCTCCCCCAGTCGATAGCTAAAGCAGCACTGTCGTGTGACCAGAAGTTCCATCAAGTCAG ggACATTATCAAGTGGCTTTTTGCAGCCATTGTGAAATCGACAGATTATGGAGAGAGTAAACAAGTCgccaaagagagagatgagcaCATCAG AATGGTATCCATATTTCAAAGGATGCTGTCTCTATCTCTGGAGGTGGACCGCTCTCCAACTCTCAGTTCCGCCAAGCTGTCCCAGGAACTCTTCCATATGCTCATCAGCAATATGCCTTTGCGAGCACACAG GATGTTGTTGTTGGAAAGCCTGCAGAGCAAACTGCTGAGATGTAAGCTGTTGGAACATCTGCTGGACTATGCATGCCCACTGAAAATCCCTCTGCCCATGTCGCTCAGTCTGCTTCTTCACTTTCTGAAAAATTGCACTCTGGAACCAGATCCTATG GATGGTACTGAAAGGTGGCAGAGGTGGGAAGAGTTGGTCCATCTTCTCTGGATGCTGCTTCTCAGTTACAGCAAAGCAATGAAAG GCTATCTGTGCAGCTCAGTCACTGACCAAAGTGGCAAAGTTGGCATGTTGGTCTACAGGCCCGATGACAAGGTGTCCAGGTCCGCCATTCATGAAGCTGTAGAGGCCTTTCTCTCCAGATCCCAGGCTGATCTCGGCCAACCCTTACCTCTCCATGTGGAAGAGTCCCTTACTTATCTACAGGATCACCTGCTAGgtgtttgtcagtgttaa
- the adra2db gene encoding alpha-2Db adrenergic receptor, with amino-acid sequence MSPHSYMGIHHNQQCASPMRLISDGVHQKHKSRITRGDVTSEQRLCSPSPVNFALLTFMVYWEQSERVGTIWRNFNEGFAVRKNTFVQVPCFVWAPLFGSVTHNISSWLRKRGASSVGCCGEDKVQNNKHDTKRQINAKMDLTQLNLLLENVSSDENTTDAPLALPHTEAATALIILVVTVIISVTIVGNVLVIVAVLTSRALRAPQNLFLVSLASADILVATLVIPFSLANEVMGYWYFGSTWCAFYLALDVLFCTSSIVHLCAISLDRYWSVTKAVSYNLKRTPKRIKSMIAVVWVISAVISFPPLLMTKHDERECLLNDETWYILSSCMVSFFAPGLIMILVYCKIYKVAKQRSSTVFVAKNGLERQPSQSETCFVRKDRFELESPSSQSSGSQQQRQGELDDIDLEESCCASDTKPRNHRFAKRRKVEGSDCCPPQNCRLSWASARASQLYPEQKNPAGRQQLANKTKVAQMREKRFTFVLAVVMGVFVLCWFPFFFTYSLHAICRERCYIPGALFNLFFWIGYCNSSVNPIIYTIFNRDFRKAFKKIVCRTSKH; translated from the coding sequence ATGTCACCTCATTCCTATATGGGCATTCATCACAACCAGCAGTGTGCATCTCCTATGCGTTTAATAAGCGACGGTGTtcaccaaaaacacaaaagcaggaTTACGCGCGGCGATGTGACATCGGAGCAACGACTTTGTTCTCCTTCACCCGTCAACTTTGCTCTTCTCACATTCATGGTATATTGGGAACAGAGTGAGCGCGTCGGAACCATTTGGAGGAACTTTAATGAAGGGTTCGCTGTGCGGAAAAATACATTCGTGCAGGTCCCGTGTTTCGTGTGGGCTCCACTGTTTGGGAGCGTTACGCACAACATATCTTCATGGCTTAGGAAGCGCGGCGCATCCAGTGTTGGCTGTTGTGGAGAGGACAAGgtgcaaaacaacaaacatgatacgaaaagacaaattaatgcaaaaatggATTTAACTCAGTTAAACCTGCTGTTGGAAAACGTTTCCAGCGATGAGAACACCACGGACGCACCGCTTGCTTTGCCACACACGGAGGCAGCCACCGCGCTCATCATCCTGGTGGTTACTGTGATCATTTCGGTGACCATTGTGGGTAATGTGCTGGTGATTGTGGCGGTGTTGACCAGCCGCGCTCTCCGTGCGCCTCAGAACCTTTTCTTGGTGTCACTGGCATCAGCGGACATCCTGGTGGCCACGCTGGTCATCCCCTTCTCCCTCGCCAATGAGGTAATGGGATACTGGTATTTTGGAAGTACATGGTGCGCCTTCTATCTGGCTCTGGACGTGCTGTTCTGCACCTCATCCATCGTGCACCTGTGCGCCATCAGCCTGGACCGCTACTGGTCAGTCACAAAGGCGGTCAGCTACAACCTGAAGCGGACACCTAAGCGCATCAAGTCCATGATTGCTGTAGTGTGGGTAATATCTGCTGTCATCTCTTTCCCCCCTCTTCTAATGACCAAGCATGATGAAAGGGAATGTCTGTTGAACGATGAGACCTGGTACATCCTTTCCTCCTGCATGGTGTCCTTCTTCGCTCCGGGTCTCATCATGATTCTGGTTTACTGTAAGATCTATAAAGTAGCGAAGCAGCGCTCCTCCACCGTGTTTGTAGCCAAGAACGGGCTGGAGAGGCAGCCGTCTCAGTCAGAGACCTGTTTCGTTAGGAAGGACCGGTTTGAGCTGGAGAGCCCAAGTAGCCAGAGCTCGGGCAGCCAGCAGCAGAGGCAGGGAGAGCTGGATGACATCGACCTGGAGGAGAGCTGCTGCGCGTCGGATACTAAACCCCGTAACCACCGCTTCGCCAAGCGGAGGAAGGTGGAAGGGTCGGACTGCTGCCCGCCACAGAACTGCCGCCTCTCCTGGGCTTCAGCCCGGGCGTCACAGCTCTATCCGGAGCAGAAGAATCCAGCAGGGCGACAGCAGCTCGCCAACAAGACCAAAGTGGCCCAGATGCGGGAGAAACGCTTCACCTTCGTGCTGGCTGTGGTGATGGGGGTGTTTGTGCTCTGCTGGTTCCCCTTCTTCTTCACCTACAGTTTGCATGCTATCTGCAGAGAGCGCTGCTACATCCCGGGAGCACTTTTCAATCTTTTCTTTTGGATTGGATACTGCAACAGCTCCGTTAACCCGATAATATACACTATTTTCAACAGGGATTTCAGGAAAGCCTTCAAGAAAATCGTATGCAGAACTTCTAAGCACTGA